One window from the genome of Breoghania sp. L-A4 encodes:
- a CDS encoding ATP-binding cassette domain-containing protein yields MSAAAASPVLSVRHAHKRFGAVHALRDVGLDAYRGEVLALLGDNGAGKSTLVKCISGVHSLDEGEILLDGEPAALHSPATARDAGIETVYQDLALFDNLTPAQNFYCGRELSYPNWLPLPLRFLRKRPMDREASAVIDRLKVRLPKFDAPVALMSGGQRQAIAVARATVFARKLVILDEPTAALGVRESHKVLDLIAQLRDEGNAVILITHNMEHVVELADRAVVLRQGLKVGELKPERTNQQDMVAMIVGAEA; encoded by the coding sequence ATGAGCGCCGCCGCCGCATCGCCGGTGCTGTCCGTCCGCCATGCGCATAAGCGGTTCGGCGCGGTCCACGCGTTGCGGGACGTCGGTCTCGACGCCTATCGCGGCGAAGTTCTCGCCCTGTTGGGCGACAATGGTGCCGGCAAGTCGACACTCGTCAAATGTATCAGCGGCGTACACAGCCTGGACGAAGGGGAGATTCTTCTCGACGGCGAACCGGCGGCCCTGCATTCCCCGGCAACGGCCCGCGACGCCGGGATCGAAACCGTCTACCAGGACCTCGCGTTGTTCGACAACCTGACGCCGGCGCAAAACTTCTATTGCGGTCGAGAACTGTCGTATCCGAATTGGCTGCCCCTCCCGCTCCGCTTCTTGCGCAAGCGCCCAATGGACCGTGAAGCCTCCGCGGTGATCGATCGGCTGAAGGTAAGGCTGCCGAAATTCGATGCCCCGGTCGCGCTGATGTCAGGTGGTCAGCGCCAGGCGATCGCCGTCGCCCGCGCGACGGTGTTCGCCCGCAAGCTGGTGATCCTCGACGAGCCGACGGCGGCGCTGGGCGTGCGGGAGTCCCACAAGGTCTTGGACCTGATCGCGCAACTGCGCGACGAGGGCAACGCGGTGATCCTGATCACCCACAACATGGAACATGTGGTCGAACTCGCCGACAGGGCGGTCGTGCTGCGACAGGGACTGAAGGTCGGTGAACTCAAGCCGGAGCGCACCAATCAACAGGACATGGTCGCCATGATCGTGGGGGCGGAGGCCTAG